The following are encoded in a window of Verrucomicrobiia bacterium genomic DNA:
- a CDS encoding GspE/PulE family protein, whose protein sequence is METPPKEVGDLLLEAGLLTERQLEQVRRHQSRTGRPQQAAIVDLNLASEEDTYRALAKLLNLDFVDLARTEVPQQLLEIVPLKLVFHHRMVPLSLQGETLTVALSEPLTQLEQGNLRLLLNKRIRMVIAAPSAIHAFLKQRYGLGAATIEKLREEKNATPATEEIIFDVKSTETTQMVDPTIADFVDQILLEALRLQATDIHIEPYGTAIRLRYRIDGLLQPVPLPSDLRQFYSTVVSRLKIMAGLDIAERRLPQDGRIAMKREKEEYDLRVSVIPTKFGEAVCLRILGRQGLFRDMTQLGMEPEQEAMFAELTQLSQGMILITGPTGSGKTTTLYAALAHANDESRKVITIEDPVEYRLEGVQQIQVHEDIGLTFSAGLRSVLRHDPDVVLIGEIRDQETAEIAVRAAQTGHLVFSTLHPNDSISAVTRLMDMRVDPYLIAGSLVCSIAQRLARRVCKHCGQPDPAIPERIRHEMAEALRLPPDQIRAWKGAGCVECNHQGCRGRIALYEFFLVNDEIADLIEPGVKTNQLREAARRHGWVSLREQGWRKVQSGLIPLSEQQRLTYKVTPRPAAGDAP, encoded by the coding sequence ATGGAAACACCCCCTAAAGAAGTTGGCGATCTGTTGTTGGAAGCCGGCCTGCTCACGGAACGGCAGCTTGAACAAGTCCGCCGCCATCAGAGCCGCACCGGCCGCCCTCAACAGGCGGCCATCGTGGACCTGAACCTGGCCTCTGAAGAAGATACCTACCGCGCTTTGGCCAAATTATTGAATCTGGATTTTGTGGACCTCGCCAGGACTGAAGTCCCCCAGCAACTGTTGGAAATTGTCCCGCTTAAATTGGTCTTCCACCATCGAATGGTGCCTCTCTCCCTCCAGGGGGAAACCCTCACCGTGGCCCTCAGCGAACCGCTCACCCAGCTCGAACAAGGAAATCTGCGGCTGCTGCTCAACAAACGCATCCGCATGGTCATCGCCGCCCCCAGCGCCATCCACGCCTTTCTCAAACAACGCTACGGCCTGGGCGCCGCCACCATTGAGAAACTGCGCGAGGAAAAAAACGCCACCCCCGCCACCGAAGAAATCATTTTCGATGTCAAGTCAACCGAAACCACCCAGATGGTGGACCCCACCATCGCCGACTTTGTAGATCAAATCCTGCTGGAGGCGCTCCGCTTGCAGGCCACCGACATCCACATCGAGCCCTACGGCACCGCCATCCGCCTGCGCTACCGTATTGACGGCCTCCTGCAGCCCGTGCCGCTTCCCAGCGACCTCCGGCAATTCTATTCCACCGTCGTCTCCCGCTTGAAAATCATGGCCGGTCTGGACATTGCCGAGCGCCGCCTCCCTCAGGACGGACGCATTGCCATGAAACGGGAAAAAGAGGAATACGATCTGCGCGTCTCCGTCATCCCCACCAAGTTTGGCGAAGCCGTCTGCCTGCGCATTCTGGGGCGCCAGGGCCTGTTCCGCGACATGACCCAACTGGGCATGGAGCCTGAACAGGAGGCCATGTTTGCTGAACTGACCCAGCTTTCCCAGGGCATGATCCTCATCACCGGTCCCACCGGCAGCGGCAAAACCACCACCCTCTACGCCGCGCTCGCCCATGCCAATGATGAATCCCGCAAGGTCATTACCATCGAGGACCCCGTCGAATACCGCCTCGAAGGCGTCCAACAAATCCAGGTCCACGAAGACATCGGCCTGACCTTCTCCGCCGGCCTGCGCTCCGTCTTGCGCCACGACCCCGACGTCGTGCTCATTGGCGAGATCCGGGATCAGGAAACCGCCGAAATCGCCGTGCGAGCAGCACAAACCGGTCATCTGGTCTTCTCCACTCTCCACCCCAACGACAGCATCAGCGCGGTCACCCGCCTCATGGACATGCGCGTGGATCCCTACCTGATTGCCGGCTCCCTGGTCTGCAGTATTGCCCAGCGCCTCGCCCGCCGCGTCTGCAAACACTGTGGCCAGCCTGACCCGGCCATCCCCGAGCGCATCCGCCACGAAATGGCGGAAGCCCTGCGCCTGCCGCCTGATCAAATCCGCGCCTGGAAAGGCGCCGGCTGCGTGGAATGCAATCACCAGGGCTGCCGCGGACGCATCGCCCTCTACGAGTTTTTCCTGGTCAATGACGAAATTGCCGACCTCATCGAACCCGGCGTCAAAACCAACCAGTTGCGGGAAGCCGCCCGCCGTCATGGCTGGGTCTCTTTGCGTGAACAAGGCTGGCGCAAAGTCCAATCCGGTCTGATTCCCCTGAGCGAACAGCAACGCCTCACCTACAAAGTCACCCCCCGCCCGGCTGCAGGCGACGCACCTTGA
- a CDS encoding pilus assembly protein PilM, with translation MARALQFPFLWGIPLLPASRVIGIDPGNRCIKLVLAERCFNRLRILQNVQLECPGWLGDAQPSETAERLAAALEELGPYPIALALPQHRTLSQVVDLPPVERSIVARLIQNEVYKLSGLGQSRVAYDHAPLQPFGRHQHAYWVSLCQESEVLALAERLGLNPENICGATSAGNALINSYLAQFPETTATVLVNAGLRSTTVAILLEGQGVHLASFPLGGELFIETVANALNLSLEQAEQKALHSNLLHGPDAVPALRKSVDNWLGELMRVFHEWHAEQGVLAPPAEAFQFVLTGCMAEAPWFAAHLNRTTGRPVFGPWPEREAGVNPIQEGRFAIARGVAAQALGKARQSAALLPMEARQHWQKQREAQLFQTFTFLLLLLAGLVLGMGSWQKSREEARLMTALETAQNAQARVRALKELSRQHAENVLRLHPLLEREQFTDDTLRALAWLSSARTTQSWWYVLFADTQTYMAAPPAMETTAATNAPVTLGPMPPAEVQPPTNRPPYKPGFVAELCIPEEGEALRRSLSQTVAALQRNPRFKNVDTVPPEQRRALAEPKALLPNPERHFALLLELATNEFLTVSSPATNPPPASASAAAAVAPSGSRPARPIVNPERQP, from the coding sequence GTGGCACGCGCGCTGCAATTTCCATTCTTATGGGGCATACCCCTCCTGCCGGCCAGCCGGGTCATTGGGATTGACCCCGGCAACCGGTGTATCAAGCTCGTTCTGGCCGAACGCTGCTTCAATCGCCTGCGCATTCTCCAAAACGTGCAGCTCGAATGTCCCGGCTGGCTGGGCGATGCGCAACCCAGCGAGACTGCGGAGCGCCTGGCTGCCGCCCTGGAGGAGTTGGGTCCCTACCCCATCGCCCTGGCTTTGCCTCAGCATCGCACCCTCTCGCAGGTGGTGGACCTTCCCCCCGTCGAGCGCTCCATTGTCGCCCGCCTCATTCAGAACGAAGTCTATAAACTCAGCGGTTTGGGGCAGTCCCGCGTCGCTTATGACCATGCCCCCTTGCAACCCTTTGGCCGCCATCAACACGCCTACTGGGTTTCCCTTTGTCAGGAGAGCGAAGTGCTGGCTCTGGCTGAGCGCTTGGGACTTAACCCGGAAAACATCTGCGGTGCCACCTCCGCCGGCAACGCCCTGATTAATTCCTACCTCGCACAATTCCCCGAGACTACCGCCACCGTCCTGGTCAACGCCGGCCTGCGCAGCACCACTGTCGCCATCCTCCTCGAAGGCCAGGGCGTGCACCTGGCCAGCTTCCCCCTGGGGGGCGAATTGTTTATCGAAACAGTCGCCAACGCCTTGAATCTCAGCTTGGAGCAGGCCGAGCAAAAAGCCCTGCACTCCAATTTGCTCCATGGCCCCGATGCCGTCCCCGCTCTCCGCAAAAGCGTGGATAACTGGTTGGGCGAGCTCATGCGTGTCTTCCACGAATGGCATGCCGAGCAGGGCGTCCTGGCGCCGCCGGCGGAAGCCTTCCAATTCGTCTTGACCGGATGCATGGCCGAGGCTCCCTGGTTTGCCGCCCACCTCAATCGAACCACCGGCCGCCCGGTATTTGGCCCGTGGCCGGAGCGCGAAGCCGGCGTCAACCCCATCCAGGAAGGACGTTTTGCCATCGCCCGCGGCGTGGCCGCTCAAGCTCTCGGCAAGGCCCGGCAAAGCGCCGCCCTGCTGCCCATGGAGGCACGGCAGCACTGGCAGAAACAACGTGAGGCCCAGCTCTTCCAGACCTTCACCTTCCTCCTGCTCCTCCTCGCCGGCCTGGTGCTTGGCATGGGGTCCTGGCAAAAAAGCCGTGAAGAAGCACGCCTCATGACCGCGCTCGAGACCGCTCAAAACGCCCAGGCCCGGGTGCGCGCTTTGAAGGAGTTAAGCCGACAACACGCCGAAAACGTGCTGCGCCTCCATCCTCTCCTCGAGCGTGAGCAATTTACCGATGACACCTTGAGAGCGCTGGCCTGGCTCAGTTCCGCGCGCACCACCCAATCCTGGTGGTATGTACTCTTTGCGGACACTCAAACTTATATGGCCGCCCCACCGGCCATGGAAACTACCGCGGCCACCAATGCCCCGGTCACGCTCGGGCCCATGCCTCCGGCCGAAGTCCAGCCTCCCACCAACCGCCCGCCTTACAAACCCGGCTTTGTCGCGGAACTTTGCATTCCTGAAGAGGGCGAAGCCCTGCGCCGCAGCCTCAGCCAGACCGTGGCGGCTTTGCAACGCAACCCCCGTTTCAAAAACGTGGACACCGTGCCCCCGGAACAACGGCGCGCTCTGGCCGAACCCAAGGCGTTGCTGCCCAACCCCGAACGTCACTTTGCGCTGCTCCTGGAATTGGCTACCAATGAATTTCTTACGGTTTCCAGCCCGGCCACCAATCCACCTCCGGCTTCTGCCTCCGCCGCTGCGGCCGTTGCCCCGTCGGGCAGCCGCCCTGCCCGGCCCATTGTGAATCCCGAGCGTCAACCATGA
- a CDS encoding type II secretion system protein GspD, with product MRNQPTLAVAVLVSAALLLASCQSDKPKTTTSKPSSFPKKEGKYSTFYDEEIREIFELAERNRWDEAERKAAVLRQRAPEDETVKRVQDWVAKNRMQQRDSAVENKIREIDAKNSALNPTLPDLLTENKDRGLPARRDVRDAVQQIEATPYIPENYGKTQRQRSQLFDLESPEGRMAKILDKEVSVHLDNVTLEAIIFNLGQAEGINFVADKNLPAFKQTLSVNMEKVKLGEFLRYVSRNLDVQFQVGNDLIWIIDARDPKRVVEETRIYRLRHGFVIPAQFGPEQVNRVTTTTPQLTTVTENVRLTKFVNDGAPETPVIENVIKQFFTGSKYFIDYERNVIVARGTRDQLEVLDRIIEEFDRPLQQVLIEARFITISEAAFLQLGAAWETARDGRPVPSPQDFTGLGTFSGLKNDLSTGIQKSWTNIFPKVLGRSELSVTLTALQQSGEGQTLSAPRLTLVNNLPAMISDGKIQYYYEEYTVKQTVGAYNTASSLVPQGKPTKITSGVSLHVVASIGGDGRTILLALNPEVNQDVKMVTFAEVKDFGPDGKVSGSFEIRLPESRTQSLATRVLVQSGQTVVMGGVLEREQRTFVESTPILGSIPIIGAAFRKRTELNKPRYLLIFVTATLLSETGELLIAETEATPPRSLPRVQTLSYPHPKVTPTNAPPPAAAPAPAPAPAAPAAAPAPNPTAATPAATPPPLPPKP from the coding sequence GAACGGAAAGCGGCCGTTTTGCGCCAACGGGCCCCGGAAGATGAAACCGTGAAGCGGGTGCAGGACTGGGTGGCCAAGAATCGCATGCAGCAACGTGACTCCGCGGTGGAAAACAAAATCCGCGAAATTGACGCCAAAAATAGCGCCCTCAATCCCACTCTCCCCGACCTGCTGACGGAAAACAAAGACCGCGGGCTGCCCGCCCGCCGCGATGTGCGCGATGCCGTGCAACAAATTGAAGCGACACCTTACATCCCGGAAAATTACGGCAAAACGCAACGGCAGCGCTCCCAGTTGTTTGACCTGGAATCCCCCGAAGGCCGCATGGCCAAAATCCTCGATAAAGAAGTCTCCGTGCACCTCGACAATGTCACCCTCGAGGCCATCATCTTCAACCTGGGCCAGGCTGAGGGCATCAACTTTGTGGCGGACAAAAATCTGCCCGCCTTCAAGCAAACCCTCAGCGTCAACATGGAAAAAGTTAAACTGGGGGAGTTCCTCCGTTATGTGTCCCGCAATCTCGACGTCCAGTTTCAGGTGGGCAATGACCTCATCTGGATTATTGACGCCCGGGACCCCAAACGCGTCGTCGAAGAAACCCGCATCTACCGCTTGCGCCACGGCTTTGTCATCCCCGCTCAATTCGGCCCCGAACAAGTCAACCGCGTTACCACCACCACCCCCCAGCTTACCACCGTCACGGAAAACGTCCGCCTGACGAAATTTGTCAATGACGGCGCTCCTGAAACCCCGGTCATCGAAAACGTCATCAAGCAGTTCTTCACCGGCAGCAAATATTTCATAGATTACGAGCGCAATGTCATCGTCGCCCGCGGCACCCGCGACCAATTGGAAGTCCTCGATCGCATCATCGAAGAATTCGACCGCCCCCTCCAGCAGGTGCTCATTGAAGCGCGTTTCATTACCATCAGTGAGGCCGCCTTCCTGCAACTGGGGGCCGCCTGGGAAACCGCCCGCGATGGACGCCCCGTGCCCTCTCCTCAGGACTTTACCGGCCTGGGCACTTTCTCCGGCCTCAAGAATGATTTGAGCACTGGTATTCAAAAGAGTTGGACCAATATCTTTCCCAAAGTCTTGGGCCGCTCGGAACTGTCCGTCACCCTCACCGCCCTGCAACAATCCGGCGAGGGCCAAACCTTGAGCGCGCCGCGCCTGACGCTGGTCAACAACCTGCCTGCCATGATTAGCGATGGTAAAATCCAATACTATTACGAAGAATATACCGTGAAGCAGACCGTCGGCGCCTACAACACCGCCTCAAGCCTCGTCCCTCAGGGGAAACCCACCAAAATCACCTCTGGCGTATCGCTGCACGTTGTTGCCAGCATCGGCGGCGATGGCCGCACCATCCTGTTGGCCCTAAATCCCGAGGTCAATCAGGACGTCAAGATGGTCACCTTCGCTGAAGTCAAAGACTTCGGCCCCGATGGTAAGGTGTCCGGCTCCTTTGAAATCCGCCTGCCTGAATCCCGCACCCAATCCCTGGCCACGCGGGTGCTCGTGCAATCCGGCCAGACCGTGGTCATGGGAGGGGTGCTCGAACGGGAGCAGCGCACCTTCGTCGAGTCCACCCCCATCCTCGGCAGCATCCCCATCATCGGAGCCGCTTTCCGCAAGCGCACCGAGCTGAACAAACCGCGTTATCTCCTGATATTTGTAACCGCCACCCTCCTCTCTGAGACAGGCGAGCTGTTGATTGCTGAAACTGAAGCCACCCCGCCACGCTCCCTGCCGCGGGTGCAAACCTTGAGCTACCCCCACCCCAAAGTCACCCCCACCAATGCGCCACCGCCGGCTGCCGCCCCGGCTCCTGCGCCTGCCCCCGCTGCCCCGGCCGCCGCCCCGGCACCCAACCCCACCGCTGCCACGCCCGCGGCCACGCCTCCACCGCTTCCGCCAAAACCATAG